A stretch of the Aureibacillus halotolerans genome encodes the following:
- the truA gene encoding tRNA pseudouridine(38-40) synthase TruA, whose protein sequence is MPRWKAILQYDGTAFCGFQRQSNDRTVQGVVERVLGRMHKTKTHPVFASGRTDAGVHAIGQVIHFDSPIDLPEERWKRAVNGWLPGDVVLHSIERTSDTFHARYDAIGKAYQYLVMNGRTADVFRRRYVHHEPRPLDEETMQHALALFLGTHEFTAFCSAQSTVSSYTRTITTATLVREDQDFRFYIEGNGFLHHMVRMIVGTVIKTGYGAMTVEQLNTCLTSGEKGHWVKTAPAEGLYLMKVNYPTQA, encoded by the coding sequence ATGCCACGCTGGAAAGCAATACTTCAATATGACGGCACAGCCTTTTGCGGCTTTCAGCGGCAATCCAATGATCGTACGGTGCAAGGGGTAGTAGAACGTGTGCTTGGGCGGATGCATAAAACGAAAACGCATCCGGTGTTTGCCTCGGGACGAACCGATGCCGGGGTGCACGCCATCGGTCAGGTGATTCATTTTGATTCCCCGATTGATCTGCCAGAGGAACGCTGGAAGCGCGCAGTGAATGGATGGCTTCCAGGCGATGTGGTTCTGCATTCGATAGAGCGAACGTCGGATACGTTTCATGCACGTTACGATGCGATAGGGAAGGCGTATCAATACCTTGTGATGAATGGACGAACCGCTGATGTGTTTCGTCGGCGGTACGTGCATCACGAGCCAAGACCTTTAGATGAGGAAACGATGCAACACGCTCTTGCTCTGTTTCTAGGTACCCATGAATTTACCGCCTTCTGTTCCGCACAATCGACGGTCTCATCGTACACCCGTACCATTACGACAGCAACATTGGTAAGAGAGGACCAGGATTTTCGCTTTTATATCGAAGGCAATGGTTTTTTGCATCACATGGTGCGCATGATTGTAGGGACTGTCATAAAAACGGGCTACGGTGCTATGACCGTTGAGCAATTGAACACATGCCTGACAAGTGGGGAGAAGGGGCATTGGGTGAAAACCGCCCCAGCAGAAGGCCTCTATTTAATGAAGGTAAACTACCCTACACAAGCATAA
- the rplM gene encoding 50S ribosomal protein L13, whose amino-acid sequence MRQTYTAKPLEQKRKWLVIDAEGQTLGRLASEVASILRGKHKPTFTPNVDTGDHVVIINAGKIHLTGNKLQDKKYYRHSQHPGGLKETNALDMRTNHPDRMIQLAVKGMLPKGPLGRAMAKKLNVYGGSEHPHAAQSPEVYELRG is encoded by the coding sequence ATGCGTCAAACCTATACTGCGAAGCCGCTTGAGCAAAAACGCAAATGGTTGGTTATCGATGCAGAAGGCCAAACTCTTGGTCGTCTTGCAAGTGAAGTAGCTTCAATTCTTCGCGGCAAACATAAGCCAACTTTTACACCGAACGTAGACACTGGAGACCACGTCGTTATCATCAATGCAGGGAAAATTCACCTTACAGGAAACAAACTGCAGGACAAGAAATACTACCGTCACTCGCAGCATCCAGGTGGATTGAAAGAAACGAACGCACTTGACATGAGAACAAACCATCCAGACCGTATGATCCAGCTTGCTGTTAAAGGCATGCTTCCAAAAGGACCACTTGGTCGTGCAATGGCTAAAAAATTGAACGTATACGGTGGCAGTGAGCATCCTCATGCAGCACAGTCTCCAGAAGTATACGAACTTAGAGGTTAA
- the rpsI gene encoding 30S ribosomal protein S9 — MPTLQYYGTGRRKSAVARVRLVPGNGRVVINNREFEDFFPVPSVREIVQRPLKVAEVEGNYDVIVSVNGGGISGQAGAVRHGIARALLKADPEYRPALKSQGLLTRDARMKERKKYGLKGARRAPQFSKR; from the coding sequence ATGCCAACACTTCAATATTACGGCACAGGCCGTCGTAAATCAGCTGTTGCTCGTGTTCGTCTTGTTCCAGGCAACGGACGTGTAGTGATCAACAATCGTGAATTCGAAGACTTTTTCCCAGTGCCTTCTGTACGTGAAATCGTTCAGCGCCCATTAAAGGTTGCTGAAGTAGAAGGTAACTATGACGTGATTGTCAGTGTAAACGGAGGAGGCATTTCTGGTCAGGCAGGCGCAGTTCGCCACGGCATTGCACGTGCATTGCTTAAAGCAGACCCAGAATACCGCCCAGCGTTGAAATCACAAGGTCTTCTTACTCGTGATGCACGTATGAAAGAACGTAAAAAATACGGACTTAAAGGCGCACGCCGTGCACCTCAGTTCTCAAAACGTTAA